Below is a window of Barnesiella propionica DNA.
GATTTATTCTTTCCAGAATAACCGTAATCCTTTCATCGATTATCCTTCTTTAGCTGAATATATATGGGGAGATTCCATAGCTTATGCTTTTCATTTTAGCGGAAGTGCCGTGATCGCTCCTATATTAAATGTTAAGAACGGAGATCTGGTTGATTTCGGGAATGTTTCTTTAGGAGAAAATAAAACGTTAAGCGTAACCATACGAGGGCAATATTTGACTTCCGATCTTTCTTTGAAACTGGAACAAAGCGGAACAGAATTTTCTCTGGAAGATCGTGTCCTCTCTGTGGATAACCTGAACAGTGTTTCAGGTGCGCAACTCCGTATTTCATTCCATCCGGATGCTTTTGGCTCTAAAGAAGCGACTTTAATACTCTATGGGAATGATTTTAAGGATGATATAGTACTTAATGTGAAGGCCCTTTGTATGCCCGCGGAGGTTAATCCTGTGAGTATAGACGGGTTGAAGGCTTCTTATGGAAAGAATGATGCGAAAGTCGCTTTACGTCTGAGAAATTCGACTGAGAATCCCATCTGGTATATCGATGGAAAACAAATAACAGATGGATATTTAAATCCGTCGGGATTATCGGTCGGAATACATACGATCATGTTCCGGACGACTTCTTATTCAGGTAAAGTGAGAGTGAATATTAATTGAAATTTTAATAATAAGAAATAAGACGATGAGAATATCATATAGATTTTGTTTTGCTGCCTTCTTTTTATTTGTATTATCAGCTATGATGTTAGTTTCTTGTAAAGACGATTCGAGTAATAAACCTTTTTCATTAAGCGAATCGAAGTTGTCTTTAAAAGTAGCTGAGACGGCGACAATACGGGTTTCGGGTGTTTCCGGATTTACCGTTGAAATGACGGGGAATATTGCTTCATATACTATAGACGGTAATGTTATATATGTGAAAGCGGAGAAGGTCGGTACGGCGGCCTTAAGGGTTTTATCCGGTTCCGAAACTTTGGAATGTCAGGTAACTGTCAGTGAGAATTCGGCACAAATAGGTTTTTTCGCCGATAAGACTCCTCGTGTGGAAATGTGGCAGCCGAATACGATTAATACCGAGACTACTGCTGGGTTGCAGGTTACGTACGAGAAAAATGTAGATGCTTCGGGCTGGCCTGCTTCCGGATGTGTTACTCTTGGCTTCCTATATGTTGAAAGTGGCGAATTTTTGCGTGTGAGCGCGAAAGGTGATTTTGATAAAATGGGTGAGTTGTCCGATGGCATGGTTGCAATTAAGGGAAGTGACAATAAAATAGATTATTTGCATTGTGATAAGGTAAAAGTGTCGAAAGTTTCGGACGGTAAGTCATGGATTACTCTTGAGTTCCCTGCGCGGGCTGATATCCGTATTGTAAAGGAATCTTTTTAAAAAACGGAATATTTATTTGACTTGAAAATTTTATTTATACTCTGTGAAAGTTTATTGAAAACTCGTTTTCAATAAACTTTTTTCGTAGAACGAAAATATAATTCCGGAGGAATTGATATATCCCCATTCTTTTTGCATTCCTGCATACTTTCTTTACTTTTGCAGAAATAATATAAAATAAGCGTCTTATGAAACGAATTGTATATGTTGTCTTATTATTGTGTATATCGGTTCTCGGTGTCGAGGCCGAGGCACTGAATTTGAAGGATATAACCAATGGACTGTATAAGGAAAAAGATATAACAGCCGTCACTCCTCTTGCCGATGGCATACATTATGTCGCCGCTAGTAACAATAATACGCGTATAGTAAAATATGAGTATCGTACCGGTAAAGCTGTAGAAACACTGTTTGATGTGGCTACGGCCCGTGAATGTAATTTGAAAAAATTTGAAGGTTTTTCTCTAAGCAAAGATGAAAAGCAATTGCTCATTTGGGATAATTCGGAAAAAATATACCGTCGTTCTTTTAAAGCGGAGTATTATACGTTCGAAATAAAAAGAAATTTGCTGAAGCCTCTTTCGGAGAACGGACAGCAACAAGTCGCTGTTTTTTCTCCTAATGGACGCATGGTGGCTTTTGTAAGAGATAATAATATTTTTGTAAAGAAACTGGATTATGGTACGGAACTGCCTGTTACCCGGGATGGAGCCCGAAATAAGATAATCAATGGTATTCCCGATTGGGTTTATGAAGAAGAATTTGCATTTACTTCCACCTTGCAATGGGCTCCGGATAATGAGACTTTATGTTTTGTCAAGTTCGATGAAAGTAACGTTCCGGAATATCATTTCGATTTGTATGAAGGGAGTTGCCCTGCTTATCCTCAGTATGCATTATATCCGGGAAGTTTTGAATATAAATATCCCGTAGCCGGGGAAAACAATGCGAAAGTTTCTGTATGGTCATATACTGTGGAGACTCGTGCGCTTAAGCAACTTAACGTTCCTGTAGATGCGGATGGTTATATACCTCGGATCCTATTTACCAGAGATGCCGACAAATTGGCGGTTATGACTTTGAACCGAATACAGAATACATTGAATATTTATACAGTGAATCCGAAATCAGGAGTAAACAGGTTATTGTTGCGGGAGCAATCGAATACTTGGATAGATTCTGAGAATATTGATTGTGTTACTTTTTATCCCGATTTTTTCGTAATTGCCAGTGAAAGGAGCGGTTTTCGACATTTGTATCAATATAATCTGAACGGAACATTAATTAAGCAGATAACAAAAGGAAATTGGGATGTTACCGATTTTCTGGGATATGATAATGTAAACCGTACATTTTTCTATCAATCGGCCGAAGAAGGTCCGTTATTCCGGGCGATATATAAAACCGATGCAAAGGGGGCTGTGATTAAGTTATCAGATAAGAAAGGTACAAACAAAGCTGAATTTAATCCGTCTTGTACCTATTTTATTAATAAATATAACAGTACATCTGTACCGTTGGAGATTACTTTGTGTGATGCGAAAGGAAAACAAGTTCGCGTCTTGGAAGATAATAATTCTCTTAAAAATTTGGTAGCTCGTACCGATATTCCCCGGAAAGAATTTTTTACCTGTAAAAACGATGCCGGAGATATGCTGAACGGTTATATGATAAAACCTTTAGATTTTGATGCATCGAGACGTTATCCGGTCGTGATGGTACAATACAGTGGTCCGGGTTCCCAGTTAGTTCTGGATAAGTGGGATGTGAATTGGGAACAGTATCTTGTATCCAGAGGATTTATCGTTGCATGTGTCGACGGTAGAGGGACCGGTGCCCGAGGTAATGCATTCAAGACGTGCGTATACATGAAGTTAGGAGAATTAGAGACACAAGATCAGGTTTCCGCGGCTCGTTATATGGCTTCTCTTCCTTATGTGGACGGTAAAAATATAGGTATATGGGGATGGAGTTATGGAGGTTATGAAACTCTTATGGCTATGTCCCTGAGCCGGGATGTATATAAGGCGGGTGTTGCTATAGCTCCGGTTACCGACTGGCGTTTTTATGATTCTATCTATGCCGAAAGATACATGCGTACTCCGAAAGAAAATTTCGATGGATATAAACGGTCGGCTCCGCTTAATCATACCGAAGAACAAAACGGTGCCTTATTGGTAGTTTCCGGTACCGCAGATGATAATGTACATTTGTTGAATACGTTGCAATACTCCTCGGTAATGGTAGAAAGCAATAAGCAATTCGATATGATGATTTATACGAATAAGAATCATAGCATTGTAGGATGTAACGCCCGTTATCATTTATATACGAAGGTTTGCGATTTCTTTACTGATAAGCTTAAATAAAAAAGAAAGACAACAAGGATAGTAATAAAAGAGATATAAAATAATCATATTGTTAAATATTGTTTTTTGTGTCTCTTTTTTTGTATGTCTTATTGAACTTTTTTCTGAGTTGTTTGTTTAAACATCAAAAGTGTAAATAAGTTCAGTGCACAAATAAAAAAAATTATGTATAGTGCTCGATATCGTAGGAATAAAATTCTGTTAGTTAATTCTTTCGGCCTTTTGCCGGCTGTTTTGGTGTTTATTCTTTGTGAATGGATTTCCGATTATTATGCAGTATTGTTATCGTTAGGCATCGGTATTGTAGGATATTTCTCCATGATAGGTTGGTTTAAAAAGGCGCATTGCCAGTTGATCCCTCAATCGACTTTGATCGTCTTGCTCGCATTTAGTACGTTCCGGGGCGTCGCGGACCTTCTGTCTTTTTCAGTTCCTAACATCTTGTTATTCTCTTTCCCCTTATTTATTATTTCTTTCTGGGCGTATGTAATGCGTCCCGATTATCCGGTATGTCGTAAATGTGCCGAAAAATACGGGAGTATGAACCACCGGGGATTACACGACCGTTGCAACTGTTATGAAGCCCATTATATCATGGGACTGGTATTAGTGGGTGCAGCCATATCGTTTGTCGTTACATCTTTCTATTGGTTGTTTTTATTCGATGAGAATAAGGAAACCGCTAACCGTTTTTTCTTCTACTGGTTTCCTCTCTCTCTTTATGTGTTGTTGCTTGTCTACGAGTGTATAAGAGTCGTCTTAGTATATGATTTGTTATTTAGTACATCTCCTAATGATTTAAGAGACAGTTATATCCGTGATATGACTATCGATGGTGTAGATCCGGGTTATAAACATTGTTTGGTTCGCCTTATTGTTGTGAGCGGGAGTGGTTTATATTTATCTTCATCACATATACAGAACGATCCTTATGCGTCGCCATCCGGTATAGATGTTCCGGTCTATCAAAGTGTACCGTTTTCGAAACGGGGGTTGGACGACGAAGCAAAGCGGTTGGCGGAGGAAAAATTACATATAAAGAATCCTAAGATAAAATTGTTACGTGAATCCAGTGGTGGAAATCCCGATAAGAGAATCGCTCATTTTCTTCTTTTTTTGCAGGAACGTACTGCTTTACCCGAATTACCGGATGCGCGTTGGTATGAAATGCAGGAGCTGAACGATACGATTACGGGTAAAAAGTTTTACTATCTGTTTAAACAGGAATATCTGTACCTTGTCCGTTTATCGCGTATAATATGGCGTTATGATGAAAATGGGTATATCCGTTTTCATGAAGGACGTAAATTTACATTTAATTATTTGTATGAGCAGAATGTAAATCTGACCAGCGGTAAATGGTTCCGTGTTTCTTTATATAATGAGGATAAATGGTCTTTTATGATTCGGGAATGGTTTAAGAGACTGCGTTGTAATTGTTTTGCCTGAATATTTTCTATGATCGATCTTGTTACTATATTGGGACCTACTGCCTCCGGAAAGACTTCTTTAGCTGTCGCTCTGGCCTATCGGTTAGATTCGGAGATTATCAGTGCCGATTCCCGGCAACTGTATCGCCGCATGGATATCGGTACGGGTAAAGACCTTAACGAATATCAATTTAACGGACGCAATATTCCTTATCATCTTATTGATATATGTGAACCGGGGTATAAGTATAATCTCTTCGAGTATTTACAGGATTTTCGTTCTGTTTATGATGATATATCCTCTCGGGGAAAATTACCTGTTCTTTGCGGAGGAACGGGTTTGTATATAGAATCTGTGTTAAAAGGTTATAGTCTTCCTCCGGTTCCTGAAAATAAAGCATTGAGGGAGTCTTTGAAAGATAAAAGCCTGTCCGAGCTTGAGGATATATTGAAGAGATATAAGAAATTACATAATACGACCGATACCGATACATGCAAGAGGGCTATAAGAGCCATCGAAATAGAAGAATATTATTTTTGCCATTTACCGGATAAGCCTGAAGATAAGCCTGTTAATAATGCTCTTATCATAGGTGTGGATATTAGCAGGGAACTTAGGCGCGAAAGGATTTCTCAGCGTCTCCGTTCGCGTTTGGACGAAGGTATGGTTGAGGAAGTACGTACATTGCTGAATAGCGGTATAGCTCCGGAAGACCTTATATACTACGGTTTAGAGTATAAATATTTGACGGAATATGTCATAGGGCGTTTGTCCTATGGGGAGATGGTTTCTTTGCTCGAAATAGCGATACATCAGTTTGCTAAACGTCAAATGACGTGGTTCCGGGGAATGGAGAGGAGAGGTTTCGATATTTACTGGTTGGATGTGTTGCTGCCTATAGAAGAGAAACTGGATCTTATTCAGTCGAAAATAAAAAAAATGAATGAACAACTATAAAGAGGCTCACTCGCAAATTACCGTTTTTTTGTTCGATAGTTTGTAAGTGAGCCTCACGCCTTTCCCTTTCGGGAAGGCAGCGCAATCATCAAAGTATAACCAATCGCTTTTAGTTGCGCATTCTTAGCTACATTTAATCATCAGTAAGATAACAACGGAAATATCTTTCCAGTTCACATGACTGCTCTTTTTGGACAATTTTAGCATATATCATAGTATCCGGTCGCTATATAACAAGTAGTCCCATGATATCCGCTATAGAGTATGCGTGTACCCTGAGATTTGATAATCTTTTTTTGCAGAGGATTATCGGGAGAACTACACATTAATCTTTTTCAGGGTAATCGTCCTCATATTTGTCGTCAGTTTCCTGATAGGGCGATTCGGGCGATACTTCTTTGCCGTTTCGGTGAATAGAAGGAATACTTACATAAGGATCTTCCGGTTCTTCTTTTTCATTTTCCGGTTCATCCGGTTTTACAATAAATGCGCTGAATTCATACAACATATATATAGGAAGAAATACGACCATTAAGGTGAAAGGATCGCCTGACGGGGTAATAACAGCCGCTAAGATAAGTAATCCCACAATGGCATGGCGTCTATAATGGCTGAAAAAAGAGCGGTGTAATAATCCTATGTTAGATAGTATCCAGCAAAGCAATGGTAATTCGAATACAATTCCCATAATAAAGATCATCGCCAGGAAATTATTCATGTAGGAATCGAGCGAGATTTGATTCGGAACCAGTTCACTTACCTGATATTCCGCCAGAAATCGTAATGTTAAGGGAAATACCAGAAAATATCCTACAGCCACCCCTAAAAAAAACATGGTATTGCCTACCAGAAATGCTCCTCGGGCATTTCTTCTTTCTTTGGGATATAGAGCCGGACTAACGAAACCCCAGAGCAAATAGATCACTATAGGGAAAGAGAATACTAATGCCAGCCAAAAGGAGGTACTGATATGAATAAAAAATTGAGAAGCCAGTTGTATATTGATAAGGTTTACGGAAAAATCACTGTTGCAGAAATCGGGCAGTACCGATATATGTTCGCTTAAACGGCATATCCAGCGATAGAGACAAAAGTCGGAGAAACAGGGTGCAAGAATCACGGAATCGAACAAGTCGGGCATGAAAATAAAAAAAACTCCGGCGAATATGCCGATTACCAGTATTGAACGTAACAACACTTTTCGCAAGGCATCCACATGGTCCCAGAAATTCATTTCTTCCATATTTATCCGGCATTAAAAATAAGAATAGGCGTGATATATGTATACCCCGCCTTCCTGATATAAAAATCTTATTTATTTTTTTGTATTGGAGGGAGTGTTGTCGTCACTGTTGATCTGGTCTTCAATATCTTTCATTCCGTCTTTGAAACTTTTTACACCTTTCCCCAGTCCTTTCATTAATTCAGGAATTTTTTTGCCTCCGAATAATAATAGAATAGCAAAAACAATAATGATAATTTCTCCTGTACCTAAGTTTAAGAATAAAAGGGTTTTCATAACGATGTGTATTTTAAAGATTGATTCTGGCCATGATTTCCAAAAAACAAATTAAGTCATTATATTTACTCTATACAACAATTTGCTGATAAAAATGATTAACTTTGCGACGTTTTTTAGAATATTGTATTATTAAAAACAGATATTGAATGAAAGCATTTGTATTTCCGGGTCAAGGTGCCCAGTTTGTGGGAATGGGTAAAGACCTTTATGAGAATAATCCTGTTGCCAAAGAAATGTTTGATAAGGCTAATGAGATTCTCGGTTTTAATATTACCGAACTTATGTTTAACGGTACCGATGAAGATCTTCGTCAAACTAAAGTGACACAACCGGCTATATTTTTACATTCGGTTATTTTGGCTAAAACTATGGGTGCCGATTTCGCTCCCGATATGGTTGCCGGCCATTCATTAGGCGAATTTTCCGCTTTGGTAGCAGCCGGTGCTCTTTCTTTTGAAGATGGCTTGCGTTTGGTTTCTGCGCGGGCACAGGCCATGCAGAAAGCTTGTGAAAAGACTCCGTCGACCATGGCAGCTGTTTTGGCATTACCCGATGAAACCGTAGAGCAAATATGTTCATCTGTTACCGAAGGCGTTGTTGTTCCTGCTAATTATAATTGTCCGGGACAGATTGTTATATCCGGTTCCATCGAAGGTATAGATGCGGCTTGTGAAAAACTATTGGCTGCCGGTGCGAAACGTGCATTGAAACTAAAAGTAGGGGGTGCTTTCCATTCACCAATTATGGAACCCGCACGTACTGAATTGGCCGACGCAATCCATCATACTCAATTTTTTGCTCCTGAATGTCCTGTTTATCAGAATGTGGATGCGAAACCTCAGACCGATCCTGAGATAATCAAACAAAACCTGATTGCGCAACTTACTGCTCCGGTTCGCTGGACCCAATCGGTTCAAAACATGATTGCCGATGGAGCCGACGCATTTACCGAAGTCGGGCCTGGTGCCGTATTGCAGGGTTTGGTAAAAAAAATAAATAAAGATGTGGTTACGAACGGTATTCAGTGAATAAGTGAATTATACTAAATATAAAAAACCTGTCCGGTAATTATACCGACAGGTTTTTTTATTGGAAGAGTTTCTCTGAGAATAAAAATTATTTTTCAGGGAATAAATTGAAGCCTTGCTTTTTCAGAGCACCTTCCATATCATAGTTCATGGCAATCCGGTAATAATCAAGAATATGCCCGCACCAGTCGTTTTCGCTGGTGCTTCCGTTCCGGTGCCGGTTATAAAGACTTATAGTTTCGTCATAATCAAATAATTCCGGTGTCATGTCATCTGTTCTGTAATGGTTTTTATGTATTACCAGAGAACGGTTTTGTTTAGGTTTTAAGTCCGGTTGTTCACGCGGTACGCCTAATGTAAGACCGCACACGGCAAAAACTCCTTCTGGCAGTTTGAGTATTTGAGAGATAGCGGCAGGATCTGCAGTACGCAAATACCCCACACAACAACTGCCTAATCCCATAGATTGAGCTGCTACAACAGCGTTTTGCATAGCCAGTGCAGCATCTACGATTCCTACTATGACACCATCCATAGTATTCTGGAAGGGAGGGAATTCCAGATCTTTAGCTTTAGCGAGTGTTTTGATTTTATTGAAATCCATACAGAAAGCCAGAAACACATTACAGGTTTTTATTTGTTTCTGGTTGGTGATTACGTATAACTCTTCTTTGATCTTTTGGTCGTCTATCGCTATTACGGAGAATTGTTGCCCGTTATAACTTGTAGGGGTATTTTCAATCGCCCGGTATATAAAGTCTAATTTCTCCGGGGCAATGTCTTCCCTTTCATATCTTCGGACAGAGGTCCGTTTTAACAATGTATCTTCTATACTTTTCATATAAGGTGTTGATTTGGTTTTATAAATACGTTTGCGAATTGGTTATTGTTCCGCATATTTGTTCCTTTTTTGCAGTTTTGCAAGTTCTTCTATGCCTTTTAGCACGAATTCGTAGCTTAAATCTCTGGGCTTTTTTACCTCTTTGTTCCAGATGATTATGTCCAGATCCAGCGGAATTTGATTTGTTTTTTTCGATTCAGGAGTTCTGCCTGCCTCGGTTTCCATTATTTTGAGATGGGAATATACGGCTTCATAATCATTTTTTGTTTTGAATATGGCAACAGCGTTAAGATAATCAGGATGTATCGGATTCAGTGCACGGCTGTTGTAACAGGAAGAAAACAAGATTCCCGGGTATTCCCGGCATAGAGTATTTATGCAGTTGGTCATTATGTCTTGTTTATCCGGGGTATTGGATGCTATACTTATGATAACTCGGTTCATATTATATTTTTCATTGTTAATTGCACTCTTTTTCGGACAGTATCTATACCGATTACTTTTACTGTGACGTGTTGGTGCATAGATACTATCTCGGTCGGATCCTGAATAAACCGGTCTGACAATTGTGATATATGTACCAGCCCGTTTTCTTTAATACCTATGTCTACGAAACAACCGAAATTAGTAATATTGGTAACTATTCCCGGGAGAAGCATATTTTCTTTCAGGTCATCGATCGTTTTAATGTTCGGATCAAATTCGAATACCTTGATAAATTGCCGCGGATCCCTTCCCGGTTTGTCCAGTTCTTCCAGTATGTCGTGTAAAGTCGGCAGTCCTATTTTATCTGTTATGTATTTTTCCGGTTCTATGTTTTTTCTTAGTTCTTTATTGGCTATCAGGTCTTGTATGTTACAATGAAGGTCTTCGGCCATTTGTTCTACAATCGGATAGCTTTCGGGATGTACGGCCGAATTGTCCAATGGGTTTTCAGATTGTGGTATTCTTAAAAAACCGGCCGATTGTTCGAATGATTTTTCTCCCATTCTGGGGACTTTTAATAAGTCTTTCCGCTCGCTAAACTCTCCGTGCTCCTTGCGATAATCTACTATGTTTTGAGCGAGCTGAGGGCCGAGTCCCGAAACATAGGAGAGTAAATGTTTACTGGCTGTATTGATATTTACACCTACTGCATTGACACAATTTTCCACAGTTTGTTCCAGAGAACGTTTCAGTTTGGTTTGATCTACATCGTGTTGATACTGACCTACCCCGATAGATTTGGCCTCTATTTTTACAAGCTCTGCCAGCGGGTCCATTAGACGTCTTCCGATGGATACGGCTCCCCTGACAGTCACGTCTTTATCCGGGAATTCTTCGCGTGCTGTTTTAGATGCGGAATAGATAGATGCTCCGTTTTCACTTACGACAAAAACCTGTACTTTATGGCTGTACCGGAGCCCGGTAATAAAAGCTTCAGTCTCTCGTCCTGCTGTTCCGTTTCCGATGGCGATAGCATCTATCCGGTAGCTTTCAACCAGTTGGGTTATTTTTCTGGATGCACCTTTGTAATCCTGTTGTGGAGGATGAGGATAGACTGTTTCATTGTGAAGAAGGTTTCCCTGTGCATCTAAGCATACGACTTTACATCCGGTACGGAAGCCGGGGTCGATGCCTAATATTCTTTTTTCACCCAGTGGAGGGGCTAATAACAATTGTTTCAGGTTTTCTGCGAAAATACGAATGGCTTCGTCATCCGCTTTTTCTTTTGAAGACGCAGAGAACTCTGTTTCTATAGATGGTTTAAGCAATCTTTTGTAACCGTCTTTTATAGCTTCAGATACAAGCCGGGCGGATGTATTGTTATTCCGGATAAATTGTTGTTCAAGACGCTCGAGACAGATGCTGTCGTCCGGAGATATAGAGACTCTCAGGAAGCCTTCGCTTTCCCCTCTTCTCATGGCTAAGAGCCGATGGGAAGAACAACGTTTCAAAGGTTCGCTCCATTCGAAATAATCCTGGTATTTGATCCCTTCGCTTTCTTTTCCTTTAACGACTTTCGAAGAGATATAAGCATCTCTCATGAAAATATTCCGTATACTATTCCGGCTTTTTTCATTTTCCGATATCCATTCTGCAATAATATCCTGAGCTCCTTTCAGGGCTGTTTCCGCATCTTTTATTTCTCCTTTAATGAATGGTGTTGCTCTGTATTCGGGGTTTTCTTCTCTCTGAGACATGATTATTTTCGCCAGAGGTTCCAGCCCGTGTTCCCTTGCTATTTCGGCCCGGGTACGTCTTCGGGGTTTATAAGGGAGATAAATATCCTCCAGTTCTGTCATGTCCCATGAAGCCAATATACGTTGTTTAAGTTCTTCAGTAAGTTTTCCTTGTTCTTCGACAGATGCCAGGATGAAGTTTTTGCGCTTTTCTGTTTCTTTTAATTTCTCATATTGTTCTTTTATCTGGCTTATATATACTTCGTCCAGAGAGCCAGTGGCTTCTTTTCTGTAACGGCTGATAAAAGGAATAGTGGCTCCGTTTTCCAATAAATCGACTGTGTTCTTTACCTGAGTCTCATTTAATTGAAGAGCTTGACTTATAAGTCGAAAAAATAAAGGGTTCATATTTTTATTTACGGGTAAGATCAAGTACGGTAATTTCCGGGGCAGCACCTATGCGCATGGGAAGAAACACACAACCTATGCCTTCATTTACATAGAGAAGTTGTTCTCCTTTTTGGTATAATCCGCTCCATTGCGGATAAAAGAATGAAGAGGGGGAAAAACGAAATTTGCCTATTTCTATTTTTAACTGCATAGCATGGGTGTGGCCTGAAAGCATGAGGTCTATATTCGTTTTGCCGATTACTTCGGCATCCCAGTGTCTGGGATTATGAGAAAGAAGGATTTTGTAGATACTGTCGTTTAAATTAGGATATGCAGCATTCAGGTTCCCGTATTGAGGAAAAGGTGGTTCACCCCAGTTCTCCACTCCTATAAGGGCTACGCTGTCGTTGTTGCGGTATAAATATCTGTTTTCATTGTTGAGCAATAACCATCCCATAGCTTTTTCATCTTCTTCTAATATCTTCAAATTGCGTATTTTATCTTCCGGGTTATTCCACTTCACATAATCGCCATAATCATGGTTCCCCAATACAGAATATATGCCGTCTTTGGCTTTCAATTGTGATAACACGGGG
It encodes the following:
- a CDS encoding S9 family peptidase, producing MKRIVYVVLLLCISVLGVEAEALNLKDITNGLYKEKDITAVTPLADGIHYVAASNNNTRIVKYEYRTGKAVETLFDVATARECNLKKFEGFSLSKDEKQLLIWDNSEKIYRRSFKAEYYTFEIKRNLLKPLSENGQQQVAVFSPNGRMVAFVRDNNIFVKKLDYGTELPVTRDGARNKIINGIPDWVYEEEFAFTSTLQWAPDNETLCFVKFDESNVPEYHFDLYEGSCPAYPQYALYPGSFEYKYPVAGENNAKVSVWSYTVETRALKQLNVPVDADGYIPRILFTRDADKLAVMTLNRIQNTLNIYTVNPKSGVNRLLLREQSNTWIDSENIDCVTFYPDFFVIASERSGFRHLYQYNLNGTLIKQITKGNWDVTDFLGYDNVNRTFFYQSAEEGPLFRAIYKTDAKGAVIKLSDKKGTNKAEFNPSCTYFINKYNSTSVPLEITLCDAKGKQVRVLEDNNSLKNLVARTDIPRKEFFTCKNDAGDMLNGYMIKPLDFDASRRYPVVMVQYSGPGSQLVLDKWDVNWEQYLVSRGFIVACVDGRGTGARGNAFKTCVYMKLGELETQDQVSAARYMASLPYVDGKNIGIWGWSYGGYETLMAMSLSRDVYKAGVAIAPVTDWRFYDSIYAERYMRTPKENFDGYKRSAPLNHTEEQNGALLVVSGTADDNVHLLNTLQYSSVMVESNKQFDMMIYTNKNHSIVGCNARYHLYTKVCDFFTDKLK
- the miaA gene encoding tRNA (adenosine(37)-N6)-dimethylallyltransferase MiaA translates to MIDLVTILGPTASGKTSLAVALAYRLDSEIISADSRQLYRRMDIGTGKDLNEYQFNGRNIPYHLIDICEPGYKYNLFEYLQDFRSVYDDISSRGKLPVLCGGTGLYIESVLKGYSLPPVPENKALRESLKDKSLSELEDILKRYKKLHNTTDTDTCKRAIRAIEIEEYYFCHLPDKPEDKPVNNALIIGVDISRELRRERISQRLRSRLDEGMVEEVRTLLNSGIAPEDLIYYGLEYKYLTEYVIGRLSYGEMVSLLEIAIHQFAKRQMTWFRGMERRGFDIYWLDVLLPIEEKLDLIQSKIKKMNEQL
- the tatC gene encoding twin-arginine translocase subunit TatC; the encoded protein is MEEMNFWDHVDALRKVLLRSILVIGIFAGVFFIFMPDLFDSVILAPCFSDFCLYRWICRLSEHISVLPDFCNSDFSVNLINIQLASQFFIHISTSFWLALVFSFPIVIYLLWGFVSPALYPKERRNARGAFLVGNTMFFLGVAVGYFLVFPLTLRFLAEYQVSELVPNQISLDSYMNNFLAMIFIMGIVFELPLLCWILSNIGLLHRSFFSHYRRHAIVGLLILAAVITPSGDPFTLMVVFLPIYMLYEFSAFIVKPDEPENEKEEPEDPYVSIPSIHRNGKEVSPESPYQETDDKYEDDYPEKD
- a CDS encoding Sec-independent protein translocase subunit TatA/TatB, with protein sequence MKTLLFLNLGTGEIIIIVFAILLLFGGKKIPELMKGLGKGVKSFKDGMKDIEDQINSDDNTPSNTKK
- the fabD gene encoding ACP S-malonyltransferase, producing MKAFVFPGQGAQFVGMGKDLYENNPVAKEMFDKANEILGFNITELMFNGTDEDLRQTKVTQPAIFLHSVILAKTMGADFAPDMVAGHSLGEFSALVAAGALSFEDGLRLVSARAQAMQKACEKTPSTMAAVLALPDETVEQICSSVTEGVVVPANYNCPGQIVISGSIEGIDAACEKLLAAGAKRALKLKVGGAFHSPIMEPARTELADAIHHTQFFAPECPVYQNVDAKPQTDPEIIKQNLIAQLTAPVRWTQSVQNMIADGADAFTEVGPGAVLQGLVKKINKDVVTNGIQ
- a CDS encoding nitroreductase family protein, giving the protein MKSIEDTLLKRTSVRRYEREDIAPEKLDFIYRAIENTPTSYNGQQFSVIAIDDQKIKEELYVITNQKQIKTCNVFLAFCMDFNKIKTLAKAKDLEFPPFQNTMDGVIVGIVDAALAMQNAVVAAQSMGLGSCCVGYLRTADPAAISQILKLPEGVFAVCGLTLGVPREQPDLKPKQNRSLVIHKNHYRTDDMTPELFDYDETISLYNRHRNGSTSENDWCGHILDYYRIAMNYDMEGALKKQGFNLFPEK
- a CDS encoding 2-amino-4-hydroxy-6-hydroxymethyldihydropteridine diphosphokinase; the encoded protein is MNRVIISIASNTPDKQDIMTNCINTLCREYPGILFSSCYNSRALNPIHPDYLNAVAIFKTKNDYEAVYSHLKIMETEAGRTPESKKTNQIPLDLDIIIWNKEVKKPRDLSYEFVLKGIEELAKLQKRNKYAEQ
- a CDS encoding Tex family protein, whose product is MNPLFFRLISQALQLNETQVKNTVDLLENGATIPFISRYRKEATGSLDEVYISQIKEQYEKLKETEKRKNFILASVEEQGKLTEELKQRILASWDMTELEDIYLPYKPRRRTRAEIAREHGLEPLAKIIMSQREENPEYRATPFIKGEIKDAETALKGAQDIIAEWISENEKSRNSIRNIFMRDAYISSKVVKGKESEGIKYQDYFEWSEPLKRCSSHRLLAMRRGESEGFLRVSISPDDSICLERLEQQFIRNNNTSARLVSEAIKDGYKRLLKPSIETEFSASSKEKADDEAIRIFAENLKQLLLAPPLGEKRILGIDPGFRTGCKVVCLDAQGNLLHNETVYPHPPQQDYKGASRKITQLVESYRIDAIAIGNGTAGRETEAFITGLRYSHKVQVFVVSENGASIYSASKTAREEFPDKDVTVRGAVSIGRRLMDPLAELVKIEAKSIGVGQYQHDVDQTKLKRSLEQTVENCVNAVGVNINTASKHLLSYVSGLGPQLAQNIVDYRKEHGEFSERKDLLKVPRMGEKSFEQSAGFLRIPQSENPLDNSAVHPESYPIVEQMAEDLHCNIQDLIANKELRKNIEPEKYITDKIGLPTLHDILEELDKPGRDPRQFIKVFEFDPNIKTIDDLKENMLLPGIVTNITNFGCFVDIGIKENGLVHISQLSDRFIQDPTEIVSMHQHVTVKVIGIDTVRKRVQLTMKNII